A genome region from Anastrepha obliqua isolate idAnaObli1 chromosome 4, idAnaObli1_1.0, whole genome shotgun sequence includes the following:
- the LOC129244118 gene encoding uncharacterized protein LOC129244118, giving the protein MATRILERYGGQNDPQLSERHSQTLEWARKVVRGAEEGSGKGVEASAPHPGSGVKRQRSQEEDVSKEKRPKIGGGPPKSFSEVAKQAGSIILGVMDSGREDGAISREEWKRVASAISAVFMKVVRENPGPPPSCESAGWHYGSYKRIVCADERSALMYRAAVALVGEVWEGAKLKVVDRRDLPVRPRARVWLPSEPSASKEMEEILRYCNPKLPTHNWRVVKVEKTEGSYRQALILLNAESLSPLAEAKGIINYGFEKVVLKVYHTDARGDAPAHPEVLGEARPTVEEAPVDMEVDSVTSEGDNAYDVRSLPGSVISIGSFFDRAEEERLLASESEDAVLEVME; this is encoded by the coding sequence ATGGCTACCAGGATCCTGGAGCGCTACGGTGGCCAGAATGACCCTCAGTTATCTGAGAGGCATTCTCAGACGCTCGAGTGGGCCAGGAAGGTGGTCAGAGGAGCAGAGGAGGGCAGCGGAAAGGGAGTGGAAGCGAGCGCTCCACACCCGGGCTCGGGAGTAAAAAGGCAACGCTCCCAGGAGGAGGACGTCTCCAAAGAGAAGAGACCCAAGATTGGTGGTGGCCCACCAAAATcgtttagcgaagtcgctaagcAGGCGGGCTCCATCATTCTCGGGGTGATGGACAGCGGTAGAGAAGACGGCGCTATCTCTAGGGAGGAGTGGAAGAGggtagcgtccgccatctctgccgtattcatgaaggtggtgaggGAAAACCCTGGACCACCTCCAAGCTGTGAAAGTGCCGGATGGCACTACGGTTCCTACAAGAGAATCGTCTGCGCTGACGAACGGTCAGCTTTGATGTATAGGGCGGCAGTAgccttggtgggagaggtatgGGAGGGAGCCAAGCTGAAGGTAGTGGACAGAAGGGATCTACCTGTGCGTCCGCGGGCACGTGTCTGGCTCCCCTCCGAACCCTCTGCTTCGAAGGAgatggaggaaatcctccgctactgtaaccccaaacttcccacgcacaactggagggtggttaaggtggagaagactgagggatcctatcggcaagcgctgattctgctgaatgcagagtcTCTCAGTCCTCTTGCTGAAGCAAAGGGGATCATCAACTATGGCTTCGAGAAGGTAGTCCTTAAGGTCTACCATACCGATGCCAGAGGAGATGCCCCCGCACATCCGGAAGTGCTGGGAGAAGCAAGGCCCACAGTAgaggaagctcctgtggacatggagGTAGATTCCGTCACGTCGGAGGGTGACAATGCTTATGACGTCCGCTCTTTACCGGGGTCCGTCATAAGCATCGGGTcgttcttcgacagggcggaggaggagaggcttctggcctcggagAGCGAGGACGCCGTCCTGGAGGTGATGGAG